One window from the genome of Nicotiana tomentosiformis chromosome 5, ASM39032v3, whole genome shotgun sequence encodes:
- the LOC138892168 gene encoding uncharacterized protein gives MSTVQNTPFIVVDEAPLQLQMWWYDLGEDGQKWVTKHLGALTDIMKIKPRDDLIEALVTFWDPVHNVFRFSDFELTPTLEEIAGYSGFGRNLRNQELIFPRALSVHRFFDLLNISKQIRKTNVVEECCSFYFMYSRFGQPNGFEMHEKGLNNKQNKDTWHIHRRFAFIMAFLGIMVFPNKERTIDTRIARVVQVLTTKKHHTLAPIILSDIYWVLTLCKSGAKFFEGCNILLQIWLIEHLRHRPKFMSYGPSKDNFIDSYEERVKDYNSPEGVEAWISHLRSLNASQIEWTLGWLPLREVIHMSALKSHLLLLGLRSVQPYAPHRVLRQLGRYQVVPKDEDLSVQVIELHPEAPLPEALIQQIWNGCRYLKDDTQVPDPARGKVDPGYAIWFGKRSRVDDVPEPKRPTKRPHVQAFDDKIQERLAWGEREKGYKTTIHALEERLRNLNFEKDLQEQEDEGEKKSLIRKNEALCAQLQQMKKASEVLVRSWKDQRTIANLMEKVQDYDSLLAKTEKALDKAKEKIVQLNETAESSKDRQVTKFEEERAQFEREKAHWVLLEALLHAQLEEMRRYKREYQHGDFDREMAQARLEQARLRAQLESALDREGHIREIATTRQQQLQDRDQNFQYFKEQVHNLAVYTAQSYVNCQGMDYEKFLEHAPTFARHLAAELERMYRTLGG, from the coding sequence ATGAGCACTGTCCAGAACACACCATTCATAGTTGTAGACGAGGCTCCACTTCAGCTTCAGATGTGGTGGTATGATTTAGGAGAAGATGGTCAGAAATGGGTCACCAAGCACTTGGGAGCCCTTACAgatattatgaaaattaaaccacgggacgatttgattgaggcactagtgacTTTTTGGGACCCCGTTCACAATGTCTTTCGCTTCTCCGATTTTGAGCTAACTCCCACTTTAGAAGAGATAGCTGGATATTCCGGGTTTGGCAGGAATTTGAGAAACCAGGAGCTCATATTCCCAAGGGCTCTTTCTGTACACcgattcttcgatcttctgaacATCAGTAAGCAAATTAGAAAGACCAACGTAGTCGAAGAGTGTTGTTCTTTCTACTTCATGTACTCTAGGTTCGGGCAGCCAAATGGGTTTGAAATGCATGAAAAGGGCCTTAACAACAAGCAGAACAAAGACACATGGCATATTCATCGTCGCTTCGCCTTCATAATGGCGTTTCTGGGAATTATGGTCTTCCCAAACAAGGAGCGGACAATTGATACCCGCATAGCCAGGGTTGTACAGGTCCTCACTACCAAAAAACATCACACTCTTGCCCCGATCATTCTATCAGACATTTATTGGGTGTTAACTTTGTGCAAGTCTggggcaaaattcttcgaagggtgcaatattttgttacaaatatggttgattgagcatctccgacatcgccccaagttcatgagctatggtccgagcaaggacaatttcattgatagttacgaagaaagagtaaaagattacaactctccagaaggggtggaagcctggatatcccacctaagatctttaaatgcaagtcaaattgagtggactttgggatggctcccgctaagagaggtgatacacatgtcTGCCCTAAAAAGTCATTTGCTGTTGTTGGGTTTGAGAAGTGTCCAGCCGTATGCGCCACACAGAGTTCTAAGACAGCTAGGAAGGTACCAAGTAGTACCTAAAgatgaagatttgagtgtgcaagttattgagctacaccccgaagccccactccccgaagctttaatccagcaaatttggaatggttgtcgcTACTTGAAAGATGATACTCAGGTGCCAGATCCTGCGAGAGGTAAGGTAGATCCGGGTTATGCTATATGGTTTGGGAAGAGGTCTCGTGTGGATGATGTGCCAGAGCCCAAAAGGCCCACAAAAAGACCGCATGTTCAAGCCTTTGATGATAAAATCCAAGAACGGTTGGCCTGGGGTGAACGGGAAAAGGGATACAAAACAACTATTCATGCCTTAGAAGAAAGGCTGAGAAACCTCAATTTTGAGAAAGACTTGCAAGAACAAGAAGacgaaggggaaaagaagagtctGATCCGCAAAAATGAAGCCCTTTGTGCTCAACTTCAACAGATGAAGAAAGCCTCTGAAGTGCTAGTGAGAAGTTGGAAAGACCAGAGAACCATTGCCAATCTGATGGAAAAGGTGCAAGATTATGATTCCCTCTTGGCAAAGACTGAAAAGGCGTTGGACAAAGCCAAGGAAAAGATCGTACAGCTAAATGAGACGGCCGAATCAAGTAAAGATCGCCAAGTAACAAAATTTGAAGAAGAGAGGGCTCAATTCGAGAGAGAAAAGGCCCATTGGGTACTTTTAGAAGCTCTGCTCCATGCACAGTTGGAAGAAATGAGAAGGTACAAAAGAGAATACCAGCATGGAGATTTTGATAGGGAGATGGCTCAGGCGAGACTCGAGCAGGCTAGACTTCGGGCTCAGTTGGAGTCAGCCTTAGATCGTGAGGGACACATAAGGGAGATAGCCACCACTCGCCAGCAGCAGTTACAAGATCGAGACCAGAATTTCcagtacttcaaagagcaagtccataatttggctgtttataccgctcaaagttatgtgaactgccaagggatggattatgagaagtttttggagCATGCACCTACTTTTGCCCGTCATCTTGCAGCAGAGTTAGAAAGGATGTACCGTACATTAGGGGGTTAA